Proteins found in one Numida meleagris isolate 19003 breed g44 Domestic line chromosome 25, NumMel1.0, whole genome shotgun sequence genomic segment:
- the BRPF3 gene encoding bromodomain and PHD finger-containing protein 3 isoform X3, giving the protein MQNQLGGLNMDCGFRGADAEPELVLWWTAAMRKPRRRLRQNLEGRRSPSPYSLKCSPTRETLTYAQAQRIVEVDIDGRLHRISIYDPLKIITEDELTAQDITECNSNKENSEQPLLPSKSKKTPSKGKKKESCSKHTSGTSLDLPQPNFRVMDSFKQSDAPPLPAAYYRYIEKPPEDLDAEVEYDMDEEDQAWLEMVNEKRRDDGYGMVSAETFELLVDRLEKESYLESRNNGTQQSVIDEDAFCCVCMDDECHNSNVILFCDICNLAVHQECYGVPYIPEGQWLCRCCLQSPSRPVDCVLCPNKGGAFKQTSDGRWAHVVCAIWIPEVCFANTVFLEPIEGINNIPPARWKLTCYICKQKGMGAAIQCHKVNCYTAFHVTCAQRAGLFMKIEPMRETSINGTTFTVRKTAYCDCHSPPGTVKKGYSAATSERQEGTVKEEREEEGNSGPPRGSLKKNQVKLKHKIKKEPSDGTAGRSSMPMVMVAQIPSYRLNKICSGISLQRKNQFMQRLHNYWLLKRQARNGVPLIRRLHSHLQSQRNTEQKEQDEKTSAVKEELKYWQKLRHDLERARLLIELIRKREKLKREQVKVQQAAMELQLTPFNVLLRTTLDLLQEKDAAQIFAEPVNLNEVPDYLEFISNPMDFSTMRRKLESHLYRTLDEFEEDFNLIVTNCMRYNAKDTIFHRAAVRLRDLGGAILRHVRRQAENIGFDTDVGIHLPESPKTEDFYRFSWEDVDNILLPENRAHLSLEAQLKELLERLDIVSPMRSSGARTRRMRLLRREINSLRQKLAQQQNRTMANGEPVLWEEGLDKQSREGDEEEDRDDARLPHPPTLEPTGPAPSFSELDSLQDPPMLKPIHDSKSLNQLQKKVMSDREFFDKKALHRESQAFQRLLSDNSLNGLALPAADTLASPPFSGVGRRTSVLFKKAKNGVKLQKGLDCSLENGEDHEQSEQLSPSCANGEQQARKRPLSRNYESDGEKSPRQAGQRGVTNGFAKHAEGGSDSEHSPSLGSGLVFETCSGLMPPKRSRGKPALSRVPFLEGVNGDSNYSSSGRTLLMSFESQAELEPLELVWAKCRGYPSYPALIIDPKMPREGLLHNGVPIPVPPMDVLKLGEQRQTEAGEKLFLVLFFDNKRTCRGRAAHLLHCS; this is encoded by the exons ATGCAGAACCAGCTTGGGGGCCTCAACATGGATTGTGGCTTCAGAGGGGCTGATGCTGAGCCAGAGCTT GTTCTCTGGTGGACTGCAGCGATGAGGAAGCCTCGGAGGAGGTTACGGCAGAACCTTGAGGGCCGGCGTTCTCCCTCACCATACAGCCTCAAGTGCTCGCCCACTCGGGAGACGCTTACATATGCTCAGGCCCAGCGCATTGTGGAAGTAGACATCGACGGGCGGCTTCACCGCATTAGCATCTACGATCCCTTAAAAATCATCACAGAGGATGAACTGACTGCCCAGGACATCACAGAGTGCAACAGCAATAAGGAAAACAGCGAGCAGCCCCTTCTCCCTTCCAAATCTAAGAAAACACCTTCCAAAGGCAAGAAGAAGGAATCCTGCTCCAAACACACATCAGGAACATCTTTAGACTTACCCCAGCCCAACTTCCGTGTGATGGACTCCTTCAAACAGTCAGATGCCCCTCCTCTCCCCGCCGCCTATTACCGATACATTGAAAAGCCTCCTGAGGACCTCGATGCAGAGGTGGAGTATGACATGGATGAGGAGGACCAGGCATGGCTGGAAATGGTGAATGAGAAGAGAAGGGATGATGGTTATGGGATGGTTTCTGCTGAGACTTTTGAGCTGCTGGTGGACCGCTTGGAGAAGGAGTCGTACCTTGAGAGCCGGAACAACGGGACCCAGCAATCCGTCATCGATGAGGATGCCTTCTGCTGTGTCTGCATGGACGATGAGTGTCACAACAGCAACGTCATCCTGTTCTGTGATATCTGCAATCTGGCTGTGCACCAGGAGTGTTATGGTGTGCCCTATATTCCTGAGGGGCAGTGGCTTTGCCGCTGCTGCTTACAGTCCCCTTCTCGCCCTGTTGATTGTGTCCTCTGCCCAAATAAAGGTGGAGCCTTCAAGCAGACCAGTGATGGCCGCTGGGCTCATGTGGTTTGTGCTATCTGGATTCCGGAGGTCTGCTTTGCAAACACTGTGTTCCTGGAGCCCATCGAAGGGATAAATAACATTCCCCCAGCTCGATGGAAGCTCACATGCTATATCTGCAAGCAGAAGGGCATGGGAGCTGCTATCCAATGCCACAAGGTGAACTGTTACACTGCCTTCCATGTCACCTGTGCTCAGCGGGCCGGTCTCTTCATGAAGATTGAACCCATGAGGGAGACCAGCATCAATGGCACAACATTCACTGTGCGCAAGACTGCCTATTGCGATTGCCATTCCCCACCTGGAACAGTGAAAAAAGGGTATTCGGCTGCTACCAGTGAGAGGCAAGAAGGCACTgtgaaggaggagagagaggaggaaggcaaTTCCGGCCCTCCCAGAGGATCCCTGAAGAAGAACCAAGTGAAATTGAAGCATAAGATCAAAAAGGAACCTAGTGATGGGACTGCTGGGCGTTCATCTATGCCCATGGTGATGGTTGCACAAATTCCCTCTTACAG GCTGAACAAAATCTGCAGTGGCATCTCTCTCCAGCGGAAGAACCAGTTCATGCAGAGGCTCCACAACTACTGGCTGCTGAAGCGGCAGGCGAGGAATGGGGTGCCCCTTATCCGACGTCTGCACTCACACCTCCAGTCCCAGAGGAACACGGAGCAG AAGGAGCAGGATGAGAAGACCAGTGcagtgaaggaagagctgaagtACTGGCAGAAACTACGGCATGACTTGGAGCGAGCCCGGCTGCTCATTGAGCTCATCCGTAAGAGGGAAAAACTCAAACGGGAGCAG gtGAAGGTTCAACAGGCTGCGATGGAGCTACAGCTGACCCCATTCAATGTACTTCTGCGCACAACACTGgacctgctgcaggagaaggatGCTGCCCAGATCTTTGCAGAGCCTGTTAACTTGAACGAG GTTCCAGATTACCTGGAATTCATTTCCAACCCAATGGATTTTTCCACCATGAGGCGGAAGCTGGAGTCCCACCTGTACCGAACATTGGATGAGTTTGAGGAAGACTTTAACCTTATAGTTACCAACTGCATGAGGTATAATGCTAAAGACACGATTTTCCACCGAGCAGCTGTCCGGCTCAGAGACCTTGGAGGAGCGATATTGCGTCATGTGCGGCGGCAGGCTGAAAACATCGGCTTTGACACTGATGTGGGGATTCACCTGCCCGAGTCACCCAAAACTGAGGACTTTTACCGCTTTTCTTGGGAGGATG tggATAACATCCTCCTGCCAGAGAACAGGGCTCACCTCTCCTTGGAGGCCCAGCTGAAGGAGTTGCTTGAGAGGCTGGACATAGTGAGCCCTATGCGATCCAGTGGCGCCCGAACAAGACGCATGCGGCTCCTGAGACGGGAGATCAACTCTCTTCGGCAGAAGTTGgcccagcagcagaacaggaCCATGGCCAACGGGGAACCTGTTCTGTGGGAAGAGGGGCTGGATAAACAGTCTAGAGAAGGAGATGAAGAAGAGGACAGAG ATGATGCTAGGCTTCCGCATCCTCCCACCCTGGAGCCCACAGGACCTGCACCCTCATTCTCAGAGCTGGACTCTCTGCAAGACCCTCCAATGCTCAAACCCATCCATGACAGCAAGTCCTTGaaccagctgcagaagaaggTGATGTCAGACAGGGAGTTCTTTGACAAGAAGGCGCTGCACCGGGAGAGCCAAGCTTTCCAGCGCCTGCTCAGCGACAACAGCCTAAATGGACTTGCCTTGCCAGCTGCAGACACCCTCGCGAGCCCCCCCTTCAGTGGCGTGGGCCGACGGACAtctgttcttttcaaaaaagCTAAAAATGGGGTGAAGTTGCAAAAAGGGCTGGACTGCTCCCTGGAGAATGGGGAGGACCACGAGCAGAGTGAGCAGCTTTCGCCCTCCTGTGCCAATGGGGAGCAACAAGCCCGGAAGCGGCCGCTGAGCAGGAATTACGAGAGCGATGGAGAGAAGTCACCCAGGCAGGCAGGGCAGAGAG GAGTGACCAATGGCTTTGCGAAGCACGCAGAGGGTGGCTCAGACTCTGAGCACAGCCCTAGCCTGGGCAGTGGGCTGGTGTTTGAAACCTGCAG TGGTTTGATGCCTCCTAAGCGAAGTCGAGGGAAGCCAGCTCTTTCTCGGGTGCCCTTCTTGGAAGGTGTGAATGGAGACTCCAATTACAGCAGCTCAG GCAGAACTCTCCTGATGTCCTTTGAGAGTCAGGCTGAGCTGGAGCCCTTGGAGCTTGTGTGGGCCAAGTGCCGTGGTTATCCCTCCTACCCTGCCTTG ATAATTGATCCCAAGATGCCGCGTGAGGGGTTGCTCCACAATGGAGTCCCCATCCCAGTCCCACCCATGGATGTGTTGAAGCTGGGGGAGCAGAGGCAGACAGAAGCAGGCGAGAAGCTCTTCCTTGTCCTTTTCTTTGACAACAAGAGAACCTG CAGAGGGAGGGCAGCTcacctgctgcactgcagctga
- the BRPF3 gene encoding bromodomain and PHD finger-containing protein 3 isoform X1 → MQNQLGGLNMDCGFRGADAEPELVLWWTAAMRKPRRRLRQNLEGRRSPSPYSLKCSPTRETLTYAQAQRIVEVDIDGRLHRISIYDPLKIITEDELTAQDITECNSNKENSEQPLLPSKSKKTPSKGKKKESCSKHTSGTSLDLPQPNFRVMDSFKQSDAPPLPAAYYRYIEKPPEDLDAEVEYDMDEEDQAWLEMVNEKRRDDGYGMVSAETFELLVDRLEKESYLESRNNGTQQSVIDEDAFCCVCMDDECHNSNVILFCDICNLAVHQECYGVPYIPEGQWLCRCCLQSPSRPVDCVLCPNKGGAFKQTSDGRWAHVVCAIWIPEVCFANTVFLEPIEGINNIPPARWKLTCYICKQKGMGAAIQCHKVNCYTAFHVTCAQRAGLFMKIEPMRETSINGTTFTVRKTAYCDCHSPPGTVKKGYSAATSERQEGTVKEEREEEGNSGPPRGSLKKNQVKLKHKIKKEPSDGTAGRSSMPMVMVAQIPSYRLNKICSGISLQRKNQFMQRLHNYWLLKRQARNGVPLIRRLHSHLQSQRNTEQKEQDEKTSAVKEELKYWQKLRHDLERARLLIELIRKREKLKREQVKVQQAAMELQLTPFNVLLRTTLDLLQEKDAAQIFAEPVNLNEVPDYLEFISNPMDFSTMRRKLESHLYRTLDEFEEDFNLIVTNCMRYNAKDTIFHRAAVRLRDLGGAILRHVRRQAENIGFDTDVGIHLPESPKTEDFYRFSWEDVDNILLPENRAHLSLEAQLKELLERLDIVSPMRSSGARTRRMRLLRREINSLRQKLAQQQNRTMANGEPVLWEEGLDKQSREGDEEEDRDDARLPHPPTLEPTGPAPSFSELDSLQDPPMLKPIHDSKSLNQLQKKVMSDREFFDKKALHRESQAFQRLLSDNSLNGLALPAADTLASPPFSGVGRRTSVLFKKAKNGVKLQKGLDCSLENGEDHEQSEQLSPSCANGEQQARKRPLSRNYESDGEKSPRQAGQRGVTNGFAKHAEGGSDSEHSPSLGSGLVFETCSGLMPPKRSRGKPALSRVPFLEGVNGDSNYSSSGRTLLMSFESQAELEPLELVWAKCRGYPSYPALIIDPKMPREGLLHNGVPIPVPPMDVLKLGEQRQTEAGEKLFLVLFFDNKRTWQWLPRDKVYPLGMDDTVDKLKMMEGRKTSIRKSVQVAYDRAMIHMSRVRGDHPFVPSNYL, encoded by the exons ATGCAGAACCAGCTTGGGGGCCTCAACATGGATTGTGGCTTCAGAGGGGCTGATGCTGAGCCAGAGCTT GTTCTCTGGTGGACTGCAGCGATGAGGAAGCCTCGGAGGAGGTTACGGCAGAACCTTGAGGGCCGGCGTTCTCCCTCACCATACAGCCTCAAGTGCTCGCCCACTCGGGAGACGCTTACATATGCTCAGGCCCAGCGCATTGTGGAAGTAGACATCGACGGGCGGCTTCACCGCATTAGCATCTACGATCCCTTAAAAATCATCACAGAGGATGAACTGACTGCCCAGGACATCACAGAGTGCAACAGCAATAAGGAAAACAGCGAGCAGCCCCTTCTCCCTTCCAAATCTAAGAAAACACCTTCCAAAGGCAAGAAGAAGGAATCCTGCTCCAAACACACATCAGGAACATCTTTAGACTTACCCCAGCCCAACTTCCGTGTGATGGACTCCTTCAAACAGTCAGATGCCCCTCCTCTCCCCGCCGCCTATTACCGATACATTGAAAAGCCTCCTGAGGACCTCGATGCAGAGGTGGAGTATGACATGGATGAGGAGGACCAGGCATGGCTGGAAATGGTGAATGAGAAGAGAAGGGATGATGGTTATGGGATGGTTTCTGCTGAGACTTTTGAGCTGCTGGTGGACCGCTTGGAGAAGGAGTCGTACCTTGAGAGCCGGAACAACGGGACCCAGCAATCCGTCATCGATGAGGATGCCTTCTGCTGTGTCTGCATGGACGATGAGTGTCACAACAGCAACGTCATCCTGTTCTGTGATATCTGCAATCTGGCTGTGCACCAGGAGTGTTATGGTGTGCCCTATATTCCTGAGGGGCAGTGGCTTTGCCGCTGCTGCTTACAGTCCCCTTCTCGCCCTGTTGATTGTGTCCTCTGCCCAAATAAAGGTGGAGCCTTCAAGCAGACCAGTGATGGCCGCTGGGCTCATGTGGTTTGTGCTATCTGGATTCCGGAGGTCTGCTTTGCAAACACTGTGTTCCTGGAGCCCATCGAAGGGATAAATAACATTCCCCCAGCTCGATGGAAGCTCACATGCTATATCTGCAAGCAGAAGGGCATGGGAGCTGCTATCCAATGCCACAAGGTGAACTGTTACACTGCCTTCCATGTCACCTGTGCTCAGCGGGCCGGTCTCTTCATGAAGATTGAACCCATGAGGGAGACCAGCATCAATGGCACAACATTCACTGTGCGCAAGACTGCCTATTGCGATTGCCATTCCCCACCTGGAACAGTGAAAAAAGGGTATTCGGCTGCTACCAGTGAGAGGCAAGAAGGCACTgtgaaggaggagagagaggaggaaggcaaTTCCGGCCCTCCCAGAGGATCCCTGAAGAAGAACCAAGTGAAATTGAAGCATAAGATCAAAAAGGAACCTAGTGATGGGACTGCTGGGCGTTCATCTATGCCCATGGTGATGGTTGCACAAATTCCCTCTTACAG GCTGAACAAAATCTGCAGTGGCATCTCTCTCCAGCGGAAGAACCAGTTCATGCAGAGGCTCCACAACTACTGGCTGCTGAAGCGGCAGGCGAGGAATGGGGTGCCCCTTATCCGACGTCTGCACTCACACCTCCAGTCCCAGAGGAACACGGAGCAG AAGGAGCAGGATGAGAAGACCAGTGcagtgaaggaagagctgaagtACTGGCAGAAACTACGGCATGACTTGGAGCGAGCCCGGCTGCTCATTGAGCTCATCCGTAAGAGGGAAAAACTCAAACGGGAGCAG gtGAAGGTTCAACAGGCTGCGATGGAGCTACAGCTGACCCCATTCAATGTACTTCTGCGCACAACACTGgacctgctgcaggagaaggatGCTGCCCAGATCTTTGCAGAGCCTGTTAACTTGAACGAG GTTCCAGATTACCTGGAATTCATTTCCAACCCAATGGATTTTTCCACCATGAGGCGGAAGCTGGAGTCCCACCTGTACCGAACATTGGATGAGTTTGAGGAAGACTTTAACCTTATAGTTACCAACTGCATGAGGTATAATGCTAAAGACACGATTTTCCACCGAGCAGCTGTCCGGCTCAGAGACCTTGGAGGAGCGATATTGCGTCATGTGCGGCGGCAGGCTGAAAACATCGGCTTTGACACTGATGTGGGGATTCACCTGCCCGAGTCACCCAAAACTGAGGACTTTTACCGCTTTTCTTGGGAGGATG tggATAACATCCTCCTGCCAGAGAACAGGGCTCACCTCTCCTTGGAGGCCCAGCTGAAGGAGTTGCTTGAGAGGCTGGACATAGTGAGCCCTATGCGATCCAGTGGCGCCCGAACAAGACGCATGCGGCTCCTGAGACGGGAGATCAACTCTCTTCGGCAGAAGTTGgcccagcagcagaacaggaCCATGGCCAACGGGGAACCTGTTCTGTGGGAAGAGGGGCTGGATAAACAGTCTAGAGAAGGAGATGAAGAAGAGGACAGAG ATGATGCTAGGCTTCCGCATCCTCCCACCCTGGAGCCCACAGGACCTGCACCCTCATTCTCAGAGCTGGACTCTCTGCAAGACCCTCCAATGCTCAAACCCATCCATGACAGCAAGTCCTTGaaccagctgcagaagaaggTGATGTCAGACAGGGAGTTCTTTGACAAGAAGGCGCTGCACCGGGAGAGCCAAGCTTTCCAGCGCCTGCTCAGCGACAACAGCCTAAATGGACTTGCCTTGCCAGCTGCAGACACCCTCGCGAGCCCCCCCTTCAGTGGCGTGGGCCGACGGACAtctgttcttttcaaaaaagCTAAAAATGGGGTGAAGTTGCAAAAAGGGCTGGACTGCTCCCTGGAGAATGGGGAGGACCACGAGCAGAGTGAGCAGCTTTCGCCCTCCTGTGCCAATGGGGAGCAACAAGCCCGGAAGCGGCCGCTGAGCAGGAATTACGAGAGCGATGGAGAGAAGTCACCCAGGCAGGCAGGGCAGAGAG GAGTGACCAATGGCTTTGCGAAGCACGCAGAGGGTGGCTCAGACTCTGAGCACAGCCCTAGCCTGGGCAGTGGGCTGGTGTTTGAAACCTGCAG TGGTTTGATGCCTCCTAAGCGAAGTCGAGGGAAGCCAGCTCTTTCTCGGGTGCCCTTCTTGGAAGGTGTGAATGGAGACTCCAATTACAGCAGCTCAG GCAGAACTCTCCTGATGTCCTTTGAGAGTCAGGCTGAGCTGGAGCCCTTGGAGCTTGTGTGGGCCAAGTGCCGTGGTTATCCCTCCTACCCTGCCTTG ATAATTGATCCCAAGATGCCGCGTGAGGGGTTGCTCCACAATGGAGTCCCCATCCCAGTCCCACCCATGGATGTGTTGAAGCTGGGGGAGCAGAGGCAGACAGAAGCAGGCGAGAAGCTCTTCCTTGTCCTTTTCTTTGACAACAAGAGAACCTG gcagtggctTCCGCGTGACAAAGTGTACCCCCTCGGCATGGATGACACCGTGGACAAGCTAAAGATGATGGAAGGACGAAAAACCAGCATCCGCAAGTCTGTGCAGGTGGCATATGACCGAGCCATGATTCACATGAGCCGTGTGCGGGGAGATCATCCCTTTGTTCCGTCTAATTATCTGTAA
- the BRPF3 gene encoding bromodomain and PHD finger-containing protein 3 isoform X2: MRKPRRRLRQNLEGRRSPSPYSLKCSPTRETLTYAQAQRIVEVDIDGRLHRISIYDPLKIITEDELTAQDITECNSNKENSEQPLLPSKSKKTPSKGKKKESCSKHTSGTSLDLPQPNFRVMDSFKQSDAPPLPAAYYRYIEKPPEDLDAEVEYDMDEEDQAWLEMVNEKRRDDGYGMVSAETFELLVDRLEKESYLESRNNGTQQSVIDEDAFCCVCMDDECHNSNVILFCDICNLAVHQECYGVPYIPEGQWLCRCCLQSPSRPVDCVLCPNKGGAFKQTSDGRWAHVVCAIWIPEVCFANTVFLEPIEGINNIPPARWKLTCYICKQKGMGAAIQCHKVNCYTAFHVTCAQRAGLFMKIEPMRETSINGTTFTVRKTAYCDCHSPPGTVKKGYSAATSERQEGTVKEEREEEGNSGPPRGSLKKNQVKLKHKIKKEPSDGTAGRSSMPMVMVAQIPSYRLNKICSGISLQRKNQFMQRLHNYWLLKRQARNGVPLIRRLHSHLQSQRNTEQKEQDEKTSAVKEELKYWQKLRHDLERARLLIELIRKREKLKREQVKVQQAAMELQLTPFNVLLRTTLDLLQEKDAAQIFAEPVNLNEVPDYLEFISNPMDFSTMRRKLESHLYRTLDEFEEDFNLIVTNCMRYNAKDTIFHRAAVRLRDLGGAILRHVRRQAENIGFDTDVGIHLPESPKTEDFYRFSWEDVDNILLPENRAHLSLEAQLKELLERLDIVSPMRSSGARTRRMRLLRREINSLRQKLAQQQNRTMANGEPVLWEEGLDKQSREGDEEEDRDDARLPHPPTLEPTGPAPSFSELDSLQDPPMLKPIHDSKSLNQLQKKVMSDREFFDKKALHRESQAFQRLLSDNSLNGLALPAADTLASPPFSGVGRRTSVLFKKAKNGVKLQKGLDCSLENGEDHEQSEQLSPSCANGEQQARKRPLSRNYESDGEKSPRQAGQRGVTNGFAKHAEGGSDSEHSPSLGSGLVFETCSGLMPPKRSRGKPALSRVPFLEGVNGDSNYSSSGRTLLMSFESQAELEPLELVWAKCRGYPSYPALIIDPKMPREGLLHNGVPIPVPPMDVLKLGEQRQTEAGEKLFLVLFFDNKRTWQWLPRDKVYPLGMDDTVDKLKMMEGRKTSIRKSVQVAYDRAMIHMSRVRGDHPFVPSNYL; encoded by the exons ATGAGGAAGCCTCGGAGGAGGTTACGGCAGAACCTTGAGGGCCGGCGTTCTCCCTCACCATACAGCCTCAAGTGCTCGCCCACTCGGGAGACGCTTACATATGCTCAGGCCCAGCGCATTGTGGAAGTAGACATCGACGGGCGGCTTCACCGCATTAGCATCTACGATCCCTTAAAAATCATCACAGAGGATGAACTGACTGCCCAGGACATCACAGAGTGCAACAGCAATAAGGAAAACAGCGAGCAGCCCCTTCTCCCTTCCAAATCTAAGAAAACACCTTCCAAAGGCAAGAAGAAGGAATCCTGCTCCAAACACACATCAGGAACATCTTTAGACTTACCCCAGCCCAACTTCCGTGTGATGGACTCCTTCAAACAGTCAGATGCCCCTCCTCTCCCCGCCGCCTATTACCGATACATTGAAAAGCCTCCTGAGGACCTCGATGCAGAGGTGGAGTATGACATGGATGAGGAGGACCAGGCATGGCTGGAAATGGTGAATGAGAAGAGAAGGGATGATGGTTATGGGATGGTTTCTGCTGAGACTTTTGAGCTGCTGGTGGACCGCTTGGAGAAGGAGTCGTACCTTGAGAGCCGGAACAACGGGACCCAGCAATCCGTCATCGATGAGGATGCCTTCTGCTGTGTCTGCATGGACGATGAGTGTCACAACAGCAACGTCATCCTGTTCTGTGATATCTGCAATCTGGCTGTGCACCAGGAGTGTTATGGTGTGCCCTATATTCCTGAGGGGCAGTGGCTTTGCCGCTGCTGCTTACAGTCCCCTTCTCGCCCTGTTGATTGTGTCCTCTGCCCAAATAAAGGTGGAGCCTTCAAGCAGACCAGTGATGGCCGCTGGGCTCATGTGGTTTGTGCTATCTGGATTCCGGAGGTCTGCTTTGCAAACACTGTGTTCCTGGAGCCCATCGAAGGGATAAATAACATTCCCCCAGCTCGATGGAAGCTCACATGCTATATCTGCAAGCAGAAGGGCATGGGAGCTGCTATCCAATGCCACAAGGTGAACTGTTACACTGCCTTCCATGTCACCTGTGCTCAGCGGGCCGGTCTCTTCATGAAGATTGAACCCATGAGGGAGACCAGCATCAATGGCACAACATTCACTGTGCGCAAGACTGCCTATTGCGATTGCCATTCCCCACCTGGAACAGTGAAAAAAGGGTATTCGGCTGCTACCAGTGAGAGGCAAGAAGGCACTgtgaaggaggagagagaggaggaaggcaaTTCCGGCCCTCCCAGAGGATCCCTGAAGAAGAACCAAGTGAAATTGAAGCATAAGATCAAAAAGGAACCTAGTGATGGGACTGCTGGGCGTTCATCTATGCCCATGGTGATGGTTGCACAAATTCCCTCTTACAG GCTGAACAAAATCTGCAGTGGCATCTCTCTCCAGCGGAAGAACCAGTTCATGCAGAGGCTCCACAACTACTGGCTGCTGAAGCGGCAGGCGAGGAATGGGGTGCCCCTTATCCGACGTCTGCACTCACACCTCCAGTCCCAGAGGAACACGGAGCAG AAGGAGCAGGATGAGAAGACCAGTGcagtgaaggaagagctgaagtACTGGCAGAAACTACGGCATGACTTGGAGCGAGCCCGGCTGCTCATTGAGCTCATCCGTAAGAGGGAAAAACTCAAACGGGAGCAG gtGAAGGTTCAACAGGCTGCGATGGAGCTACAGCTGACCCCATTCAATGTACTTCTGCGCACAACACTGgacctgctgcaggagaaggatGCTGCCCAGATCTTTGCAGAGCCTGTTAACTTGAACGAG GTTCCAGATTACCTGGAATTCATTTCCAACCCAATGGATTTTTCCACCATGAGGCGGAAGCTGGAGTCCCACCTGTACCGAACATTGGATGAGTTTGAGGAAGACTTTAACCTTATAGTTACCAACTGCATGAGGTATAATGCTAAAGACACGATTTTCCACCGAGCAGCTGTCCGGCTCAGAGACCTTGGAGGAGCGATATTGCGTCATGTGCGGCGGCAGGCTGAAAACATCGGCTTTGACACTGATGTGGGGATTCACCTGCCCGAGTCACCCAAAACTGAGGACTTTTACCGCTTTTCTTGGGAGGATG tggATAACATCCTCCTGCCAGAGAACAGGGCTCACCTCTCCTTGGAGGCCCAGCTGAAGGAGTTGCTTGAGAGGCTGGACATAGTGAGCCCTATGCGATCCAGTGGCGCCCGAACAAGACGCATGCGGCTCCTGAGACGGGAGATCAACTCTCTTCGGCAGAAGTTGgcccagcagcagaacaggaCCATGGCCAACGGGGAACCTGTTCTGTGGGAAGAGGGGCTGGATAAACAGTCTAGAGAAGGAGATGAAGAAGAGGACAGAG ATGATGCTAGGCTTCCGCATCCTCCCACCCTGGAGCCCACAGGACCTGCACCCTCATTCTCAGAGCTGGACTCTCTGCAAGACCCTCCAATGCTCAAACCCATCCATGACAGCAAGTCCTTGaaccagctgcagaagaaggTGATGTCAGACAGGGAGTTCTTTGACAAGAAGGCGCTGCACCGGGAGAGCCAAGCTTTCCAGCGCCTGCTCAGCGACAACAGCCTAAATGGACTTGCCTTGCCAGCTGCAGACACCCTCGCGAGCCCCCCCTTCAGTGGCGTGGGCCGACGGACAtctgttcttttcaaaaaagCTAAAAATGGGGTGAAGTTGCAAAAAGGGCTGGACTGCTCCCTGGAGAATGGGGAGGACCACGAGCAGAGTGAGCAGCTTTCGCCCTCCTGTGCCAATGGGGAGCAACAAGCCCGGAAGCGGCCGCTGAGCAGGAATTACGAGAGCGATGGAGAGAAGTCACCCAGGCAGGCAGGGCAGAGAG GAGTGACCAATGGCTTTGCGAAGCACGCAGAGGGTGGCTCAGACTCTGAGCACAGCCCTAGCCTGGGCAGTGGGCTGGTGTTTGAAACCTGCAG TGGTTTGATGCCTCCTAAGCGAAGTCGAGGGAAGCCAGCTCTTTCTCGGGTGCCCTTCTTGGAAGGTGTGAATGGAGACTCCAATTACAGCAGCTCAG GCAGAACTCTCCTGATGTCCTTTGAGAGTCAGGCTGAGCTGGAGCCCTTGGAGCTTGTGTGGGCCAAGTGCCGTGGTTATCCCTCCTACCCTGCCTTG ATAATTGATCCCAAGATGCCGCGTGAGGGGTTGCTCCACAATGGAGTCCCCATCCCAGTCCCACCCATGGATGTGTTGAAGCTGGGGGAGCAGAGGCAGACAGAAGCAGGCGAGAAGCTCTTCCTTGTCCTTTTCTTTGACAACAAGAGAACCTG gcagtggctTCCGCGTGACAAAGTGTACCCCCTCGGCATGGATGACACCGTGGACAAGCTAAAGATGATGGAAGGACGAAAAACCAGCATCCGCAAGTCTGTGCAGGTGGCATATGACCGAGCCATGATTCACATGAGCCGTGTGCGGGGAGATCATCCCTTTGTTCCGTCTAATTATCTGTAA